In a genomic window of Parambassis ranga chromosome 24, fParRan2.1, whole genome shotgun sequence:
- the runx2b gene encoding runt-related transcription factor 2b isoform X1 has translation MASNSLFSTVTPCQQNFFWDPSASRRFSPPSSSLQPVPGKMNDVSSPAGQPDAAAPVPRLRPHENRSMAEIIADHPAELVRTDSPNFLCSVLPSHWRCNKTLPVAFKVVALGDIPDGTVVTVMAGNDENYSAELRNASGVMKNQVARFNDLRFVGRSGRGKSFTLTITVFTNPPQVATYHRAIKVTVDGPREPRRHRQKLEDPPKTGLFSDRLTELERMRVRVTVPTQAPRPTLNTAANSFNPQGQTQITDPRQSQSSPPWSYEQTYPSYLSPMASPSVHSTTPLSSSRGTGLPAISDVPRRLPGSSDLSPFPGQFERQFPGLSSLTESRFSSPRMHYPATFTYTPPVTSAMSLGSTHYHTYLPPPYPGSTQSQSGPFQTSSTPYLYYGASSNSYPFSMVPGGDRSPSRMIPPCTSASTGTSLVNPNLPTQTEGGVDGDGSHSNSPTVLNPGGRMDEAVWRPY, from the exons ATCCCAGCGCCAGTCGGAGGTTCAGTCCGCCGTCCAGCAGCCTCCAGCCGGTCCCAGGGAAGATGAACGATGTGAGCTCTCCTGCCGGGCAGCCGGACGCAGCGGCACCGGTGCCAAGACTGCGTCCCCACGAAAACCGCAGCATGGCCGAGATCATCGCTGACCACCCGGCCGAGCTGGTCCGGACCGACAGCCCAAACTTTCTGTGCTCGGTCCTGCCCTCCCACTGGCGCTGCAACAAGACGCTGCCTGTCGCCTTCAAG GTTGTTGCCCTCGGAGACATACCGGACGGGACCGTTGTCACCGTGATGGCAGGCAACGATGAGAACTACTCCGCAGAGCTGCGTAACGCCTctggtgtgatgaagaaccAAGTGGCACGTTTCAACGACCTTCGCTTTGTGGGCCGCAGTGGCAGAG GCAAGAGCTTCACATTGACAATCACAGTATTCACCAACCCACCACAAGTGGCCACTTACCATCGAGCCATAAAGGTCACCGTTGATGGACCACGTGAGCCCAGGA GGCATCGTCAAAAGCTCGAGGACCCTCCCAAAACTGGCCTGTTCTCAGACCGACTCACCGAGCTGGAGAGGATGAGAGTGAGGGTCACGGTCCCCACTCAAGCTCCACGGCCAACTCTCAACACAGCGGCCAACTCCTTCAACCCACAAGGACAGACACAGATAACAG ACCCTCGTCAGTCCCAGTCCTCTCCTCCCTGGTCATATGAACAGACGTATCCGTCCTACCTGAGTCCCATGGCATCCCCCTCAGTCCACTCCAccacccccctctcctccagccGAGGCACGGGCCTGCCAGCCATCAGTGATGTGCCTAGACGATTGCCAG gttCCTCCGACCTGAGCCCGTTCCCCGGACAGTTTGAACGTCAGTTCCCGGGCCTGTCCTCCCTCACAGAGAGCCGATTCTCCAGCCCTCGGATGCACTACCCAGCCACCTTCACCTACACCCCTCCCGTGACCTCAGCCATGTCACTGGGTAGCACCCACTACCACACCTACCTTCCTCCTCCTTACCCGGGCTCCACCCAGAGCCAGAGTGGACCCTTCCAGACCAGCAGCACACCGTACCTCTACTACGGCGCCTCATCTAATTCCTACCCCTTCTCCATGGTTCCTGGCGGAGACCGCTCGCCGTCCCGCATGATCCCGCCTTGCACTAGCGCCTCCACGGGCACTTCCCTGGTAAACCCTAACCTTCCCAcccagacagagggaggggtggaCGGCGACGGGAGCCACAGTAATTCCCCTACGGTTCTCAACCCCGGAGGCCGAATGGATGAAGCAGTCTGGAGGCCATATTGA
- the runx2b gene encoding runt-related transcription factor 2b isoform X3, which produces MASNSLFSTVTPCQQNFFWDPSASRRFSPPSSSLQPVPGKMNDVSSPAGQPDAAAPVPRLRPHENRSMAEIIADHPAELVRTDSPNFLCSVLPSHWRCNKTLPVAFKVVALGDIPDGTVVTVMAGNDENYSAELRNASGVMKNQVARFNDLRFVGRSGRGKSFTLTITVFTNPPQVATYHRAIKVTVDGPREPRRHRQKLEDPPKTGLFSDRLTELERMRVRVTVPTQAPRPTLNTAANSFNPQGQTQITGSSDLSPFPGQFERQFPGLSSLTESRFSSPRMHYPATFTYTPPVTSAMSLGSTHYHTYLPPPYPGSTQSQSGPFQTSSTPYLYYGASSNSYPFSMVPGGDRSPSRMIPPCTSASTGTSLVNPNLPTQTEGGVDGDGSHSNSPTVLNPGGRMDEAVWRPY; this is translated from the exons ATCCCAGCGCCAGTCGGAGGTTCAGTCCGCCGTCCAGCAGCCTCCAGCCGGTCCCAGGGAAGATGAACGATGTGAGCTCTCCTGCCGGGCAGCCGGACGCAGCGGCACCGGTGCCAAGACTGCGTCCCCACGAAAACCGCAGCATGGCCGAGATCATCGCTGACCACCCGGCCGAGCTGGTCCGGACCGACAGCCCAAACTTTCTGTGCTCGGTCCTGCCCTCCCACTGGCGCTGCAACAAGACGCTGCCTGTCGCCTTCAAG GTTGTTGCCCTCGGAGACATACCGGACGGGACCGTTGTCACCGTGATGGCAGGCAACGATGAGAACTACTCCGCAGAGCTGCGTAACGCCTctggtgtgatgaagaaccAAGTGGCACGTTTCAACGACCTTCGCTTTGTGGGCCGCAGTGGCAGAG GCAAGAGCTTCACATTGACAATCACAGTATTCACCAACCCACCACAAGTGGCCACTTACCATCGAGCCATAAAGGTCACCGTTGATGGACCACGTGAGCCCAGGA GGCATCGTCAAAAGCTCGAGGACCCTCCCAAAACTGGCCTGTTCTCAGACCGACTCACCGAGCTGGAGAGGATGAGAGTGAGGGTCACGGTCCCCACTCAAGCTCCACGGCCAACTCTCAACACAGCGGCCAACTCCTTCAACCCACAAGGACAGACACAGATAACAG gttCCTCCGACCTGAGCCCGTTCCCCGGACAGTTTGAACGTCAGTTCCCGGGCCTGTCCTCCCTCACAGAGAGCCGATTCTCCAGCCCTCGGATGCACTACCCAGCCACCTTCACCTACACCCCTCCCGTGACCTCAGCCATGTCACTGGGTAGCACCCACTACCACACCTACCTTCCTCCTCCTTACCCGGGCTCCACCCAGAGCCAGAGTGGACCCTTCCAGACCAGCAGCACACCGTACCTCTACTACGGCGCCTCATCTAATTCCTACCCCTTCTCCATGGTTCCTGGCGGAGACCGCTCGCCGTCCCGCATGATCCCGCCTTGCACTAGCGCCTCCACGGGCACTTCCCTGGTAAACCCTAACCTTCCCAcccagacagagggaggggtggaCGGCGACGGGAGCCACAGTAATTCCCCTACGGTTCTCAACCCCGGAGGCCGAATGGATGAAGCAGTCTGGAGGCCATATTGA
- the runx2b gene encoding runt-related transcription factor 2b isoform X2, whose product MNDVSSPAGQPDAAAPVPRLRPHENRSMAEIIADHPAELVRTDSPNFLCSVLPSHWRCNKTLPVAFKVVALGDIPDGTVVTVMAGNDENYSAELRNASGVMKNQVARFNDLRFVGRSGRGKSFTLTITVFTNPPQVATYHRAIKVTVDGPREPRRHRQKLEDPPKTGLFSDRLTELERMRVRVTVPTQAPRPTLNTAANSFNPQGQTQITDPRQSQSSPPWSYEQTYPSYLSPMASPSVHSTTPLSSSRGTGLPAISDVPRRLPGSSDLSPFPGQFERQFPGLSSLTESRFSSPRMHYPATFTYTPPVTSAMSLGSTHYHTYLPPPYPGSTQSQSGPFQTSSTPYLYYGASSNSYPFSMVPGGDRSPSRMIPPCTSASTGTSLVNPNLPTQTEGGVDGDGSHSNSPTVLNPGGRMDEAVWRPY is encoded by the exons ATGAACGATGTGAGCTCTCCTGCCGGGCAGCCGGACGCAGCGGCACCGGTGCCAAGACTGCGTCCCCACGAAAACCGCAGCATGGCCGAGATCATCGCTGACCACCCGGCCGAGCTGGTCCGGACCGACAGCCCAAACTTTCTGTGCTCGGTCCTGCCCTCCCACTGGCGCTGCAACAAGACGCTGCCTGTCGCCTTCAAG GTTGTTGCCCTCGGAGACATACCGGACGGGACCGTTGTCACCGTGATGGCAGGCAACGATGAGAACTACTCCGCAGAGCTGCGTAACGCCTctggtgtgatgaagaaccAAGTGGCACGTTTCAACGACCTTCGCTTTGTGGGCCGCAGTGGCAGAG GCAAGAGCTTCACATTGACAATCACAGTATTCACCAACCCACCACAAGTGGCCACTTACCATCGAGCCATAAAGGTCACCGTTGATGGACCACGTGAGCCCAGGA GGCATCGTCAAAAGCTCGAGGACCCTCCCAAAACTGGCCTGTTCTCAGACCGACTCACCGAGCTGGAGAGGATGAGAGTGAGGGTCACGGTCCCCACTCAAGCTCCACGGCCAACTCTCAACACAGCGGCCAACTCCTTCAACCCACAAGGACAGACACAGATAACAG ACCCTCGTCAGTCCCAGTCCTCTCCTCCCTGGTCATATGAACAGACGTATCCGTCCTACCTGAGTCCCATGGCATCCCCCTCAGTCCACTCCAccacccccctctcctccagccGAGGCACGGGCCTGCCAGCCATCAGTGATGTGCCTAGACGATTGCCAG gttCCTCCGACCTGAGCCCGTTCCCCGGACAGTTTGAACGTCAGTTCCCGGGCCTGTCCTCCCTCACAGAGAGCCGATTCTCCAGCCCTCGGATGCACTACCCAGCCACCTTCACCTACACCCCTCCCGTGACCTCAGCCATGTCACTGGGTAGCACCCACTACCACACCTACCTTCCTCCTCCTTACCCGGGCTCCACCCAGAGCCAGAGTGGACCCTTCCAGACCAGCAGCACACCGTACCTCTACTACGGCGCCTCATCTAATTCCTACCCCTTCTCCATGGTTCCTGGCGGAGACCGCTCGCCGTCCCGCATGATCCCGCCTTGCACTAGCGCCTCCACGGGCACTTCCCTGGTAAACCCTAACCTTCCCAcccagacagagggaggggtggaCGGCGACGGGAGCCACAGTAATTCCCCTACGGTTCTCAACCCCGGAGGCCGAATGGATGAAGCAGTCTGGAGGCCATATTGA